In Papaver somniferum cultivar HN1 chromosome 9, ASM357369v1, whole genome shotgun sequence, the genomic stretch AGgaaggaaggtgaagaagaagaaagagcagCGCTTGGCTTCTCTAAAAATGGCGAATAGAGGAAAGAGAACATAAAGGgagatatttataggatgaagtgTCTTGACCGACAACAGCGGTTACAAGTCATAAAGGGATGTTTAGTGGGGAACTGCATGGCAGAATTCTCGGCATACTCAAGGACGTGGGAAGATGGAACGATTTTATTTCCCTCATGCCAAGCACACGAGCGAAagaggggcataaatgtaggtgtaactAATTCACAGGGCTAGGTGGAAAgatcctaagctatgatacaccGAAGAGGAAAGAGAGTCGAAGCACATGATAGAACCAAATAACGCAAAGAGCGAGGTGTCACGTGGATCGGACGTGATGGCCCTACAGTTGTCGGATGGGACGTGACCCTTGTCCTCTGACAAGTCGGACGGacgatcagaaagcactcggtctgAAAAAGGAAGCTGGTCAAACAATGGGACGATAAGAAAGAATGGTGATATCGTATCAATCAGACGATCAGGACTCGGCCTCGAGTGAAGAACTATCAAAGACCAAGACTCTATCGGCCATACCAGAAAGATGGGCGAGCGCGAACACATGCCTGATAGGGAACAACCAaactgatgtaatgtgaccaacactgtaattctgttgtatttctaccttggcctataaatacaagggctggtcgagagagagaggcaggttgaaagagagagaaacaagacactacatttgagagtttgagagttacaccatttgagaaggagagaacaccttgtaatcaaagaaaagaaataataacattcatcctttcaccccgtggacgtaggtaatcataccgaacacgtatatctttgtgtctatgtttgtttaTGCATCTTTACTTAGTTTTAATTCATTTACCccattggatgtagtgtgtggttttatgccactacacACATTAAACTCGGTGTTTATTAGAAATGTTCAAAATTCAAATCACTTGTCTGCGACATCACAACGTGTAAATCGAAAAGGccatggacaaaaattaaaactGTTTTTAAAGCTTATCTTCCCATCTCAAAGCTAAGCTCGAAAAGAGAAAGTCAAAAGTCAAGGGAGGTGTATTAGATTTTAAGCATTCCGAGGAGTTATTTGCAAATAAACATACTCCCATTGACAAACCTCAAACCCACGCTATATAAACAATCACTACAACAATACGTTCCCCCATCAAACTTGCTCGGCTAAAAGTATCTTCTACTTCCTTCTCTTCCTCTCTCTACCTGAAGTCTCTAGATTAATCATAAACTTCACGAAACCTTCTTCATCATATATATATTTCATTCTCTATCTCATTAGAGGACACAAACATCATGTCTAGTTCTTACTATTCATCATCTAACCAATATCATCATCAATCTCCTTCTTTACCAATACACTTATGTTTCTTCTTTGGCATACTTTTATTATTCCTCAGTTTCTCATGGTACATCAACTATGAATCGATGTTCGAAGATATGATGGATCAGTTCAAATTAATACTCATCATATCACCTCTACTATTGTTACTAGTTGTGCACTGGTTATCTAGTGATGACAGAAGAAGAGTTCCATTGATTTTCACGTTACCGGATTCAAAAGATTCACTTCACAGAGCAGGTGGTACTCCATGGGGTGTTGGTTTTGTATTAgtatttctcatgtttatggtTTCTTATCAATCTTCTTTTCATGAACGTTGGTTTCCTCTTTTAAGTAAATGATGAGCATGATTCTTATGAAATAATATACTGGATCATCAAATATGTATTCGCTTTTACAGTTTACTTATAAGCTAGTTAAGTTGTAATTAAGTGTAAGTTCAAGATGAGATAGTGAGTATATTGTAGTAATTCTATTTTGTTTACAAGAGACTTACTTTTCTGCTTGAAATTTTGTTACTGTTTTTTGTTCTTAATTATTTAACTTCACcacttatttatttaaatttctgTGTACTACGTCCGACCGCACTACTTAAAATTGGTTCCCGGCCGGTTATAATTACCATAAAAACACCAAACGGTCGACTTTAGTTAGGTTTAACTAACAACAGGCTTTGCTTAATATAAACGAAATGGATGGATGAGGTGCAAAGAGAAACGAGCACTACTGAGAGACAGCCAGATGGAAAAGTTTAGGTCATTAAAGTCAAAAGTTGGGATTTCTTAAATTTCAGTGGAGACAAAAGTCTTAATTAATTAAGGTGGGGTGATGTATAATTGTTAACAACCATCTTTTTAGAGTACCCTACTCAAGCTCTTTAATTTGCCCGTtttccccttttttttttctttctcagttGCCCGTTGTAATTAGGCTATCGTTATTcgttatatatttatttttataaaatctTATATGTAAAAGGCCATTTGAAGGGAGAATACATCTCTTTCTCTTAATGACAACTCCGACGAAAATGCGTTTTTATATGATTAAATTTTAGTGCTGAGGAATTTCAAACCAGACCATATATCTCAGTGATCACAGTAGAACGGTCTCCCGAATAATTATCAAGTAAAATTAAACCAAAAGAATTGGTACCATATTTATGGCCTGTTTAATAGCAAGTCCATTCACTAAACAAGTATGTAACCCTCTATTAGAAAaaattctagagttttttttttcttcaatagaaaaaaatttagagtttttttttttctcagttTTTGTAACAAATTGagaattttaataaaaaaaactacAAAACCAATATCTTTCCCTTAAATCTATTAAAAAATCTacgtaatatttatttatttatattacaTATTGAAAATATTGACGAAAGAAATTCTGaaatcaatatatttttctagtcTTGATATACAAATGTATCATATGGCGCTTGCGatgaatcaacaacaacaatatcaAGTGGTTATATTGCTATAAAATTTAACAAAAATCTGTGTCTCAAAATGTATCCAAAGATATTAAAACAACCAAAGCTTCAaatcatttttatattttttgaaaataaaagagatatGCATCTAAAAACGAAACCAAACAAAGTGCAAAAAAAAAGCAAAACACATTGTTGTCATGCTACCATATCAGGACATTCCCTGTTATGAGCTCTAAAGCCAGTATTTTATCTGCTATACTCTAAAGCCAAGTAAATGtattatataaattttttctccgatatgaagataaaagaagaaaaaaagaaaagatgtaAATCTTATAAAATGTATTGTTGGATGCTGATGTTAAATCGTGTAATATGCCATACTGTATCTTAAATTGTAGGTGTTTATCAGTGATGGAGTCAGACATTTTTTCAAGTGGGGGCAAATTCATATGGTAAAAATCTGTACATATTAGGCCGCCCGATTATTTTTGGCACTTTTATCGACTTTTTAACATTAACTAAGTGAAAATCAAAttataaaatattttagttaaATTAGATATAATAATTTAGATGGTTTTTTTGTTTTTACGTCGTACATTTGATGTATTTTTATTGATATTACATGAGTTTTATAATTTTGACcctatcaaaaataaaatttcaattttatAGAGCATATTTTTCTCCACAAGACACAcgtaaattacaaaaattataagtgaaaaatactataaccccctagTATATGGGTTGAATATAgagaagccccataaaatggatccttcactatcaactccattgcttcacattttgatatttctaggcccataactttagaattcagggcttaacaataaaaatattatccaAAATAATTATAACAATACCAAGACTGCCCTTTAGTATATAATGTAATAAAACTACCTATAGATTATCTCGTCGGTTTCATTTTcgttttcactttctctctcttctttctttctctcggCTCTGGCGAAAGTAGGATTTAttttttcagatttattttcgGTTTCTTTTTGCAGAGATTTCGTTCTGATTCATTAGTTTTTATCTCCGAAGAGAACGAAGATCGTTATTTCGATTCGTTGTTAGCATCTTTGAAATCTATAATCAACATCAGCAGTGTATGTTCTTCAAGATCTATTTCCAATAGAGGATGAAAAGTCGATGAAAATTCTTAAAAGAACCGAGAACGAAGATTCGCTCTACATAAATGATCCAACAGATAAGTTAATCTATTACTATCATGTTAATTTCTTCATAACTTTTAAGTTTTTGGTTTCAGAAACCTATTTATTTCGATTTCATCTCGAAAACCTTGTTCGAATCATGAATGGAGTTTAGATCTAATAGTATCTCATCTTAATCTCTCTTTTGAGATGGAAATTTCGAGAAAAAATAATCAACaatttttttagggttcttgagtgAGATTGATTTATCTCAGAATCTATAATTCTGATCGGAAAAATATGTTCAAATTTGAACTAAGCATACTTTGATTTATATCACCCGTTTAGTTCGATTCAAATTTCATTAACTTTTGAATTCCGATCTCATTTCGGCAACTTTTCATAATTGGAGAAATTAACCTTAATGTATAGTTGATTAAAATTGTTATCTAAACCTAATCATGACGAAAGTATGCAGTTGGAATGAATTTGTCAGTTTCTTTTTGCTGGTTATTCTTGTGGTAGCTAGTAAATTGTTTTTATTTGACTGTTTTGTTAGAATGCTGATTGATGATCAGATATAACTGAAAAATCAAGTAAGGTTGAAAAAATTATGTGGGGGATATGAAATATATTGATGGACTTTATGTATTTCAATTACAGGAAGGTGAAATTTCGATTAATGGTGGCATTATTTCAGTTCAGAGCTTCAAACTACACGCGGTATATCTTGCTGGAGGTAGTGCGCATGGTGGAGAAATAAGTGGAGATGATGAATAGCTATGTCGTCCATGATTTCAGGGAAGGGAAAAGGTTTGTTGAAATTCAAAGCTGAAACTTGAAATTCACTACATAGAGAAGGAAATCATGAGTATTCATGAAAGCTGAAATTCAAATAAAGACTGAAATCCTCATCAGGTTTGTTGCACTCATTTGTCATTACTGGAGTAATAGCAAATAAAGTGTGCATGAATCATTCGGTGAGAATTTCTAAATGATTCATATGTACTGATATCTTTCAGGTACAAGGCGTGGTTCAAGATCGGGCTATCAAACAGTAGCAACAGTTTTTGGTAAATGGGATGGCAACATGCATCATGTACGTGGAGACTGTTCAAGGAagggaaaaggttcagagttGTTTCCTGATTCACGGATGCTTTGGAAGCGGAAATTCCCAACGCCATATAACTTGACGGCTTTGTTGTTACACTCAATGAACTCGTTCATGGATTAAAGGTTTGACATCCACAAAACTGGCGATATGTTTGTTGTGTTATCTCCATTCGATTTAGTTATTTGTACTTGTGGTTTTTGATGTACAACTTACTCCATTGGTGTAGGAAAAGTTGCCACCGACAGACTCAAGGCTCAGATCTGATCAGAGATGTGCCTTGAGAACGGAGAATATGAAATGGCAAATTTATAATTTGCATCTTGAGCAAAGGCAACATCACCTATATTTTGGTGAGTACAAAagtcatatgtatgtgtaactccaagttacacaagtaagatgcatgtgtaactcctagatACACAAGTCAGAcgcatgtgtaactttcgattacacatgccatatgcatgtgtactAGCTGATTACACATGCTTTGTTTTATCATTCAATGAGTAGACCTTGCAGTTAAAGTTTTGAGTAGACCTTGCAGTTGATGTGGTCTACTCATTCAATGAGTAGAccttgcagttaacattttgagttaacgttttgaGATTTGTGAATTTTGAATTATGCATGGTTTGGGTTTCGAGTATCCCTAGTTTATTTAGCATTAGTGAAGTAAGATACTACTCTTTTTAATAGACTGAATCATGccatatgttgttgttgttggtgatcaTCAGTATATGTCCGAGGATATACTAATtgaatgtgtaactactagttacacaatcaaattggatgtgtaacttccgactacacatgccatatgcatgtgtaacttccggttacacAAGTCGTATTACACATCTACTTAAGTTCTTATTGCAACTGATCTCTtaattgtaatttatttttgaagtgCAGGATGAGGGCTTACTGTCTTGGACGAAACTGAAGATGCACTTTTATGTTTTGGGTTGTATGGAAAACCAATACATTTCAGGTCAGTGTCAGTGCTAAAATGGGGAATTCAGAGCTCAATTTGTCtactttttttttatgaacttcGATATTATCCATGGGTTTTGTAAGTGTTCTTGATAACTTGACTTTCATCTTTCAGTATCTAGTTTCAGGTTTGTATCCTTACTGACCTTTTTTGGATGTGTAATACCTTTTATTTTTTGACAGAGTCCTACAAGATATTTTTTCTATTAGGAGTGACGTTATAAAAAAGCATAAATAGGAATTGATGTGTTATACTAGAACTTTGTACTACAAAACTATGTTATAAAAGTTGAGAACATTTAGAAAAGTTAGGTGTTGGCTTGTTTTTCAGATTATGGCTGTAGTGGTCTTTTGGAATCAACAATCAGGGGATTCCATTATAACCAAATGTTGTTTGAGTAATGACTTGTAATTGATGAAATATCATTTCTTTCGAATTATTTGGTGTCTTTTTGTGCTCGCAATGCTAAGGTAGTTTCCTTGAAAAGTCTTAGTGTAAGATCTGGAATACATGCGTCACGCAGTTGAAGTTGTGCCAGGTTCGGTTCTTTTCTTACATTTTCCTATCCTATTTTTCCCTAtatcttaaaatatttttattatttacatTACTCAACTATAATTAGGCTAGGTGATTTTGGATGTTACCAAGATGATTCAGTAAATTACTATGTAATAATTTTCCTTGTTGCACTGTAAGTTGAATATTTAGTGTTTTTGCTTTATATGTACAAAGATTTCAAGTTTACATGCCACTATATATGTGTAACTATTGGTTACACATGCcactatgcatgtgtaactcctaattacacatacaacaggcatgtgtaactttcagttacacTACCCATATCCATGTGTaagtcctagttacacatgctaaaaatgaataacaaaattgttTTTTTGCATCTCTGAATATAAGTACATTTAACCTTATATGTATGTTTAACTCCTAATTATACTAGTCACATGCATTCGAAAGTGATTATGCATTGTTTTGTATGTCTTTCTTTTAATCTCATAAAATATGTTTGTTTGTTATTCTTCAGGTtgcagataacttcataaaagctggtGGCTTATttgtggtggtggaggtgcaggttttggaggaggatgaggagtgGTGGTGGCTAGCAGCGGTTGTTGGGCCTAGACAGAtgcatgtaactctcaattacacaagatagatgcatatgtaactctcaattacactagacagatgcgtgtgtaacttctagttacacatgctaagaaattattataaatgaatattaaaataatacatGTACTTTTTGTATGcattctttttgatgtctattttttgatatgtaactttgcattacacatgtcataatgatgtgtaacttctagatacacatggcatatgcatgtgtaacttctgtttacacattcacgcgatattttaataattttgggcctagatttaataactttgggcttaaatttaaattttatttaatttggggcttgacaatatatgtaAGGGTATGAGtgtcttttaataattcgggacctagatttaaacttcttttagttAAGGGCCTCAtgttatgggttatccatgggttgggccttagcctaattttcccaaatTATAAACTTAAATATATGGGATTTCAAAATCAACTGGGCTCGGCGGACCCATTTGTCCCATCCCTCCGTCCCTTGTGTTTATTCCACTGAATGTCTCAAATTAATTTATCCAGGTAAAAGAAATATCACCTGAAATAAGACTATAGAATTGTACATTTGTCATATAACTGGCTAATTAATATGCATACACCCTAGTCACCGCTCACAAGCTCTCGTATTGGGGTTGGGTTGTTGCTTTCAAAATCAACTTTCTCTTTCCTCCTTTCCCCTCCTCTAGCGATTAGGCTTAGAAAAAAGAACTTAAATGACAGCAACTTCCCCTCTGTTCAGATCTGCTCGTTTTTGAGCGAATCTGAGCAGAATTCTCACCTTTGGTTTGCATATCTTCATGTTCTTAGTTCGATTCATAGTTAGTTAGAGTTTATTTAAGTTTTTTCATTATGTTTCTCTCTTGCTATTCACCAAGTTATCTGCCcttcaatgttttttttttttttttttttctttttttttgcagcaATTCTTCTTTAGCTTAATGGCTGGGATTGGTTAGGGTTTATGGATAATCATTTTACAGGCAAAGATATCAggagtttaagagttttatttccaagGACAACAATATGGGCTTATGAGTACTCTGATCTAAGAGCACATCTTATTGTAAAagacaacaacaatcaaacaaaaTGGCTGGCCTATGTGCCGAAAACCATTCCTtctccgatttaatcggatctatTTTCATACACGTATTTGAGATACACCGATGTTCCTTCTATTTCCCTTGCTAAAACGTTTAGTTTTGTTCTTTTACTGTAGCTTTCTGGTTTTTTGTTGTTcttaattcttttttcttttgttttttgataAATAAGAAACTTTTTCATTAACGTGatttcaaggttttaatgagtttaagatcgaaaataagagaatataaagtaataaaaacatatagTAAGAGTACAATACCGATAAATCCGACAAGAGAGggaaggattaccggagtaagacaaatacaagtacgaataagatccgattaaatcggaagaaggatggtttttctcggaattaaattccaaccatttagtttgtttttcttctttagaacgaaatgctcccaaagtaggagtgatttgctcaaatctcttgtaaataGTGATGAAGCTTTTGTCGTCAAACACACCAACGATGAAGATTTCGTcaccggataagttgatgatgaagattccgatgaagagttcgtcgccggagacaacaaagatggagATTTCGTCATTAGAGAGCATGACTATTGATCTTAGAACCCAACCCACTAACCTAGAAAGCAAGGAAtaatgaagaaatctgctcagatgTAGTCCAAAAAtagactagatctgagcagaggGGTTATTTTTGATGGTCTTGTTGTTCTTAATAATGTAACCCTAATTTGCCATTAATGAAAAGGAAATTTCTGTTATCAAAgatggcgagtttcgaactcaggtcactgatatcatcacccagtgactttatcactgtactacagtgacacctGCAAGTATTGTAAACATATTTGGAACACAAATGCCAACAGCAGACCATGGCGCGCACCATAAGCTGAAATGTTGAATGATTCCAACAGATTATGCTGTATAGCGTATTCTATTACCATTTGTCGTATGCTGAGATTATAAAAACGGTTTGGATTGCTGTAGGATAGTCACCCGACTGCACAAAATTGAAATACAAACAGAAGTGTTCTAGTCAGACGCAGTGTACGTACCCACTAATTACGTTTAACAAAATACTAAATTTGTCAGCTGTGCTATTTAATACAGGCATAGTAGCTAACAATCTTTTGTTTTAAGAGCAAGATTAAAGCTTTATTCAAAATAAAATACAGAACAAACGGCCAACCATCAATGTACAGTACTACTACTACATACCCTCAAATTTATTACAATCTCATCTACATTGGCCTTAATTACAATCCGCAATGCCCTCGAAAAATATTTTGATCGTTTATCTAGCAAATATCACAACGTACGTATTACAAGATATTAACGACATTTGATCGATCTAGTTAATTTGGGCaaggaaataaatattttctgcAAATGTATAATGACAGCAGGTATATATAAAATGATTGGTTGTGATATCGATATCAAAAAATACCAGGGCAACGCGCAAGCAAAATATTTTCCGATTCCCTTGGGTGAAAACACTATCATTGGCTAGTAAAATTGATTAAGCGGATAACATTATCATTCGGGGATGGTCGATTATAGTGATGCGATACTACACAAAAAACAGTAAAGAACATATATCCTTCTTAATTTGGGTCTTTACTTTCTAATCACCCCGCATCTGTTGGCTAAATTCAATGCATTCAAATGAATGACGGCAATTAGACTAGATCACAATTAACACAGTTAGGAGAAAACGTATTAGGCTTTGAGTCTCCAACAAGAAGACAAATAAACATTAGTCAAGGGAAGAAAATGAGATCAACACTAGTTATAACTACTACATAATTTAAGGAAATCAGATATGAAGACGACGGTAGAAGGATGGTTGGTaggaaataagaaaacaaagtagTAGAACCACAAATGCAATACCCCATGGTGAACCACCTACTCGATGAATCGCACCAGCTTTCTCAGCTCCTACCACTGCACTGCCACCTACAGGCCTCATCATGCTCATATATTGTCCCCCTCGGCTGTATGATGGTTCAGCAGAGAGCCAGTGCACTAGAATGATTAAGAGCAGAGGCGAGACCATTAGAAGCCTCCTTAATTGCTCGGCTGCAGTCTTCATGATTGCATCATAAACTACATACCATACAAACCCACAAAATATCACTAGAATCACTCCCATTGCTAATCTTTGCTCTGTCATTCCAAAACTATGAAaacatgatgttgatgatgagctattattgttgctGTAACTTGGCTTGTGGGTTCCCCCCTGATAATAGGCCATGGATGAATTGAACTAGCTAGAGCAATTTCTTAGAGACAGAAAATTAAAAGAGAGTGAGAAATAGAGTGAGAGAGGCTAATGTTATCGATAGAGAGGTACTAGTCGTGTTATATAATTAGTTTCACAGCTTCACTGTTTTGTCTCAATTGATATAAGAGACAATTCGTACTATTGATTCAGTCGTCATTTCTAGGGTAATTTTAAATCTGTCGTTCAGCGGCCTGTGACTCTTGGCTGTTTCTACCCAATAATGTCTAAGAGCAGTGATGTCGTAAACACTTTACGCTGTGAACTCAATGGCGATGTACCATGTCCATGCATGCATTCATATACCAAATCCTACTGTTAATGCTATGTTAATGCTAACGATAAGGTTAGCAGAATTTAAATAACTACACATcttgtcccaaaattaatgttcTTCTTTGTCTGGTCCTCTGCTTTCAGGCGTGCACGTGATCGTGTCACCCTTGCACTCGTAATTGGTGTTTTAAATGGTTTTCGTTTtgtttttcaactaaattaagaTCTCAACTGTATTTAATACTAGGTCTCAACCCGTGCCACAACGGCACGGgcaaggatatgtgtttcaaatgtatccatcgattcatacatgtcgtaattgtTTGAGAAAAATCGCACCGATCAATTAAggtctaaatgttttgaggagttggttaataaacatgttcttatcctcgaatcttttaatattgtgtatgtaaatcatacaaccctttgggacaaacatagttaatcgcTAGAACAAATCCTATGGgcagtagaacattacttcgttcactacttcaaaaaaatatcatcaaaggtcattcaccaaacttgtaacaaaactaaaaacacctaaaattactttaaaatcaattagattaatctttcaaaatctgttagcattagaatttaatttttctctttgataattgttgggttcccaatttacatagatttgtgtttattcattttcttaaaatttataataatatttaattcttgatccatttattttcttgtctctttacgTATTTTcgtgaactatttctcaagcatgcataattacacgaagttggggagaaatgacaaaactagaaatcatgacaaaaaaaggGAAATAAAGatagatgtgagaaactgaatcgattacaattaattcacg encodes the following:
- the LOC113313380 gene encoding uncharacterized protein LOC113313380 → MSSSYYSSSNQYHHQSPSLPIHLCFFFGILLLFLSFSWYINYESMFEDMMDQFKLILIISPLLLLLVVHWLSSDDRRRVPLIFTLPDSKDSLHRAGGTPWGVGFVLVFLMFMVSYQSSFHERWFPLLSK
- the LOC113308737 gene encoding uncharacterized protein LOC113308737, with protein sequence MAYYQGGTHKPSYSNNNSSSSTSCFHSFGMTEQRLAMGVILVIFCGFVWYVVYDAIMKTAAEQLRRLLMVSPLLLIILVHWLSAEPSYSRGGQYMSMMRPVGGSAVVGAEKAGAIHRSGDYPTAIQTVFIISAYDKW